Proteins from a single region of Pyrus communis chromosome 6, drPyrComm1.1, whole genome shotgun sequence:
- the LOC137737486 gene encoding agamous-like MADS-box protein MADS2 produces MGRGKVELKRIENKINRQVTFAKRRNGLLKKAYELSVLCDAEVALIVFSTSGKLYEFCSGPSIAKTLERYQRCTYGELGASQSAEDEQSRYQEYLNLKTKVEALQRTQRHILGEDLVHLGMKELQQLENQLDMSLKKIRSTKTQFMHVQISELQGKEEMLLEANTGLRRKLEEITAGLQRSWNSNHQAAQLEGFPEHLQSTNALQIGTPVVTNDEANVATSSAQSGTGFFPGWML; encoded by the exons ATGGGAAGGGGGAAGGTGGAGTTGAAGAGGATCGAGAATAAGATAAATCGACAGGTAACATTTGCAAAAAGAAGGAATGGGCTGCTAAAGAAGGCGTACGAGCTCTCAGTTCTCTGTGATGCTGAGGTTGCTCTCATCGTCTTCTCCACCAGTGGAAAGCTCTATGAGTTCTGCAGCGGCCCTAG CATAGCGAAGACGCTTGAGAGGTATCAAAGATGCACTTATGGAGAACTGGGAGCAAGTCAATCTGCTGAGGACGAGCAG AGCAGATACCAAGAATACTTGAATCTAAAAACGAAGGTAGAGGCCCTACAACGCACGCAGAG ACATATTCTTGGGGAAGATTTGGTTCATTTAGGCATGAAGGAGCTTCAGCAGCTTGAGAATCAACTAGATATGTCGTTGAAGAAAATCAGGTCAACGAAG ACCCAATTTATGCATGTTCAGATTTCTGAGCTTCAAGGGAAA GAAGAAATGCTACTGGAAGCAAACACTGGACTGAGAAGGAAG TTGGAAGAAATTACTGCAGGCCTTCAACGATCATGGAATAGCAATCACCAGGCTGCTCAATTAGAAGGATTCCCTGAGCATTTGCAATCCACCAATGCATTGCAGATCGG CACTCCAGTAGTAACAAATGATGAGGCGAATGTAGCAACGTCCTCAGCACAAAGTGGCACGGGATTCTTCCCCGGTTGGATGCTCTGA
- the LOC137737129 gene encoding agamous-like MADS-box protein AP1: MGRGRVQLKRIENKINRQVTFSKRSTGLLKKAHEISVLCDAQVALIVFSNKGKLFEYATDSCMEQILERYERYSYAERQLVEPDFESQGNWTFEYSRLKAKVEVLQRNHRHYLGEDLDSLTLREIQSLEQQLDTAHKQIRQRKNQLMHESITELQKKEKAIQEQNNLLAKKIKEKEKAAAQPEVQNWEQQNHDLDLLPQPLPCLNIGGTQQDEFLQARRNQLDLTLEPFYSCHLGCFAA; the protein is encoded by the exons ATGGGGAGAGGTAGAGTTCAGCTGAAGCGCATAGAGAACAAGATCAACAGGCAGGTGACTTTTTCCAAAAGAAGCACTGGGCTGCTGAAGAAGGCTCATGAGATCTCTGTCTTGTGTGATGCTCAGGTTGCTTTGATTGTCTTCTCCAACAAGGGGAAGCTCTTTGAGTACGCCACAGATTCATG CATGGAGCAAATCCTTGAACGCTATGAAAGATACTCTTACGCAGAAAGACAGCTAGTTGAACCAGATTTTGAGTCGCAG GGTAACTGGACCTTTGAATATTCCAGATTAAAGGCTAAAGTTGAGGTTTTGCAAAGAAACCATAGGCACTATTTGGGAGAAGACCTGGATTCCTTGACTCTCAGGGAAATCCAAAGTTTGGAGCAACAGCTTGACACTGCTCATAAACAAATTCGACAAAGAAAA AATCAACTCATGCATGAATCCATCACTGAGCTTCAGAAAAAG GAAAAGGCGATACAGGAGCAAAATAACTTGCTAGCAAAGAAG AtaaaggagaaggagaaggctGCAGCTCAGCCCGAGGTTCAAAACTGGGAGCAGCAGAACCATGACCTTGACCTGCTTCCACAGCCCCTTCCATGTCTTAACATTGG GGGGACGCAGCAAGATGAATTCCTTCAAGCGAGGAGGAACCAGCTGGACCTTACTCTGGAACCATTTTATTCATGCCATCTCGGATGCTTTGCTGCTTGA
- the LOC137736468 gene encoding uncharacterized protein — protein sequence MGKIGTKLPNFCLNRIRPHVRVRSPTIQSKPDVSDVAKKSSDGKFEDSRNVGEESKVKAAAGGGGDENPKKAALVIARKIMIVVDSSLEAKGAIQWALSHTVQSQDKIVLLHVTKSANSKKAAGEETSKEIAPSPRAYALVHSLRNMCQLKRPEVEIEVAVVVEGNKEKGPKILEEAKKQEVGLLVLGQKKRSTTWRLLVMWTGNRVSGGRGGVVEYCIQNASCMAVAVRRKSRKVGGYLITTKRQKDFWLLA from the exons ATGGGGAAAATAGGCACTAAATTGCCTAATTTCTGTCTAAACAGGATTAGGCCACACGTTAGGGTTCGGTCGCCAACGATACAGTCCAAGCCAGATGTTTCAGATGTCGCTAAAAAAAGTAGTGATGGAAAATTTGAGGATTCTAGGAATGTTGGAGAAGAATCGAAAGTGAAAGCAGctgctggtggtggtggtgatgaaaaccctaaaaaagcTGCGTTGGTAATTGCTAGGAAAATCATGATTGTGGTTGATTCCAGCCTTGAAGCCAAAGGAGCTATCCAATGGGCTCTCTCTCACACTGTGCAGAGCCAGGATAAAATTGTGCTGCTTCATGTCACCAAATCTGCAAACTCAAAAAAAG CTGCAGGTGAGGAGACCAGCAAGGAGATAGCTCCATCTCCAAGAGCTTATGCACTTGTCCACTCTTTGAGGAACATGTGTCAGTTGAAGAGGCCAGAGGTAGAAATTGAGGTTGCAGTGGTGGTGGAAGGGAATAAGGAGAAGGGTCCAAAAATACTGGAAGAGGCAAAGAAACAAGAAGTGGGATTGCTTGTACTGGGGCAGAAAAAGAGGTCTACTACATGGCGTCTTCTGGTGATGTGGACCGGCAACCGGGTCAGCGGCGGCCGCGGCGGTGTGGTGGAGTACTGTATACAAAATGCCAGTTGCATGGCAGTTGCTGTGAGAAGGAAAAGCAGGAAGGTTGGAGGGTATTTGATTACTACAAAGCGCCAGAAAGATTTCTGGCTATTGGcctaa